Proteins from a single region of Fundulus heteroclitus isolate FHET01 chromosome 12, MU-UCD_Fhet_4.1, whole genome shotgun sequence:
- the LOC105928803 gene encoding calcium release-activated calcium channel protein 1 isoform X2, producing MVEVQLEPDHDYPPGLLIAFSACTTVLVAVHLFALMVSTCILPNLEAVSNVHNLNSVNESPHERMHRHIELAWAFSTVIGTLLFLTEVVLLCWVKFLPLKNKTAGQNATISSGEAAAIASTCIMVPFGVVFIVFAVHFYRTLVSHKTDRQIRELDQVIQLQKQLNHGADNDELKAPANFP from the coding sequence ATGGTGGAGGTGCAGCTGGAGCCGGATCACGATTATCCCCCCGGACTGCTGATCGCCTTCAGCGCCTGCACCACGGTCCTGGTCGCCGTGCACTTGTTCGCCCTCATGGTCAGCACCTGCATCCTGCCGAACCTGGAGGCCGTCAGCAACGTCCACAACCTCAACTCGGTCAACGAGTCTCCCCACGAGCGCATGCACCGCCACATCGAGCTGGCCTGGGCCTTCTCCACGGTCATCGgcaccctcctcttcctcaccgaGGTCGTGCTCCTGTGCTGGGTCAAGTTTCTGCCGCTCAAAAACAAAACGGCGGGCCAGAACGCCACCATCAGCtccggcgaggcggcggccatCGCGTCCACCTGCATAATGGTGCCGTTCGGGGTCGTCTTCATCGTCTTCGCCGTCCACTTCTACCGCACGCTCGTCAGCCACAAAACGGACCGGCAGATCCGCGAGCTGGACCAGGTCATTCAGCTCCAGAAGCAGCTGAATCACGGCGCCGACAACGACGAGCTGAAGGCGCCTGCAAATTTCCCATAA